The genome window CAAGCGGCACTTTCCCAAGTAGCCGCCAGGGCGTTCGCCGCGACGCCCGGCACCCTGCGTCGGGCGTCGCCTTGCATCAAGGCAGGGACAAGGACAGGCCCGCCCCCCATGGGGCGGGCCTGTTGCATTGCCGAAGCAAACAGGCAGGCTCGACCGATTACGTTCGCCCGTCGCGGGTGCGCACGGCCCGTACGCCGTACTTCTTCATCTTCTCGTACAATGTGGCCCGCGAAACACCCAGTGCAAATGCGGCCCTGGTGACATTGCCGCCCTGCTCGCGCAGGGCGTCTTCGATGATCGCCGCTTCGCTGTGGGCCAGGATGCCCGCAAGGCCGTTCCGGTCCTGCTGCGGCGGGCAGGCTGCGGCGGGGGCGGCTTGGGCCGGGCGAATTTCCGGGGGCAGGGCGCACACGTCGATGGCGTTGCCCTCGCGCATGGTGGCGGCATGCAGGATGGCGTTGTGCAATTGCCGGATGTTGCCAGGCCATTCGAACGATTGCAGTGCGGAAACCGCAGCGGGGGTGAAGGTTACGCCGTCGTGCCCCATGCGCGCAAGGAAGTGGTGTGCCAGGGGCAGGATGTCTTCCGCCCTGTCGCGCAGCGAGGGAATCTCTATGATGAAGGTATTGATGCGATAGTACAGGTCTTCACGGAACGAGCCGTCCTGGATCATGTCCTTGATGTTGCGGTTGGTGGCCGCAATGAGGCGAAAGTCCACGGGTTCTGCCGTCACCGCGCCCACCCGGCAGATGGTGCGGCTTTCCAGCACGCGAAGCAGCTTGGCCTGGGCCTGGATCGGCATGTCGCCGATTTCGTCAAGGAACAGGGTGCCACCGTCGGCCAATTCTATTTGCCCCATCTTTCCGCCGTGGTGGGCGCCGGAAAAGGCCCCACGCACGTACCCGAACAGCTCTGATTCAAAGAGATCCTTTGGGATGGCAGCGCAGTTGATGCTGACCAGCGGCCCGGCGTTGCGCGTGCTTTCGGCGTGCAGCGCATGGGCTGCCAGTTCCTTGCCCGTGCCGGTGGCGCCCAGGATGAGAACCGGTGCGTCCATGCGGGCATAGCTGCGCAGACGGTCCTTGAGTTGGCGCATGGATGCGCTGTCTCCCTGCAGGCTGGTGAGCGAATACTGGGCATGCAGGGTGGCGGCCATGCGCCGCTTGTACTGGCTGAGCTTGTGCCCCAGTTGCTCTATCTTGTTGGAAAGGCGTTTCAATTCGCTGGGATCGTTGAAAATGGCTTGCGAGATCATGCCGACCAACGATCCGGCGGCATCGCGCACGGGAATGCGGTTGACCACCAGCTTCTGGTCAGCCTTGGGACCGGGGATACTGCATAGGTCGCCCATCTCTGCCTTGCCGGTGGCCATCACTTCGGGCGCGCGCGACGAGGGAATGACCGTCGTGATGTTTTTGCCAATAATATCCTGTGGGCGCTTGCCCAGCAGTTCTGCGTAGGCCTTGTTGGCGAAACGGATCACATAGCTGGAGTCGCAATACAGAACGCCCATGGGCAAATGGTCGAATACCAAAGATGTCACTGCTTCGTTGACTATCGTGTCATGTGTTTTTGCCATGGGTAATCCTGTTTGTGGAGTGCTTTACATTGCGTGCCAGGAAGCACATGAACATGGATAGCTGCGAGTAGTCACTACTGTTTTTTGGGGCTTTTTTTTCGCTTCGCCACCAGTTGTTCGCACAAGCGTATGGCAAACCGGCGCTATTGCAAAAAACTGTCTGGAGATACGGACGGTTTTCCATGGTGCGGGCCCGAAAAGGCATTGGCTCGCGCCGCGCTTTTGCTGATAGTACTGCAAAGTTACACGATATTTTTGCTTTGTTCCAAAAATCTCAAGGCGCGGCATGTCGGTTGCAGCTTACTCGCCCAGAACGCGCCGCCCCTGGCCGGGGGGACGCACGTTGCGGAAAGGCATGAAGGATACGGTGCCATGCAAACAGGATGGACTGTATCGCATCGGTCATGGGCATGTGATGCACATGGTCGATGATGGTAAACCGTGTAGCACAAGGAGAGAATCCATGAAAAGAGCAGCCATGCTGGCAGTCGCGCTCCTCATGACGGTTGTTCTGGCGGCGCCCGCGCTGGCGGCCTACGACGGGCCGAAGATCAAGTTCCGCCTGGCACACACCACACCTCCGGGTAACCATATCACCCTTGCGTACCAGAAGTTCGCAGATTTGGTCGCGGAAAAGTCGGGCGGCAAGATCACCGTGCAGGTGTTCCCCAACGCCATTCTGGGCAGCGACCGTGTGCTGGTGGAGGGGGCGCAAAAGGGCACCCTGGAAATCGGCGTGAGCTCGACCCCGAACCTCGCCAACTTCTCCAAGCTGTACTCGGTGTTCGACCTGCCGTACATCACGTCGCCCAAGTTCCAGAAAAGCCTGTACGCCGCCATCGATCCGGGCGGTGCGCTGTACGACTACTTCCTGAAAGTGGCCAACGGCGTGGGCCTGCAACCCGTCATGTACGCGGAATACGGCTACCGCCACTTCGTTTCGGTGAAGCGCCCGCTGAACAAGGCCTCGGACCTTGCCGGGCTGAAGATGCGCACCACCGATTCGCCCGTGGAAGTGGGCGTGGCCAAGGCGCTGAACACCAATCCGTCGCCCATTGCCTGGGGCGAGGTGTACACAGCCCTGCAACAGGGCACCATCGACGCCGAAGGCAACACCTTTCCCCATCTGTTCGGCGCCAAGCACCATGAAGTGCTGAAGTACGCCATCACCTCGGCGCACAACTACTGCATGCAGGTCGCCATGGCCAACAAGGCGTGGTGGGACGCGCTGCCCGATGCCGCCAAGCAGGTCATCAACGAGGCCGCCCGCGAGGCCACCCAGTACCAGCGCGACGTGCTCTACCCCGAGAACGAAAAGGCCGCCCGCGAAGGTTTCGTCAAGGCGGGCATCACCATCCACGACGCCACGGACGCGGAAATCGACGAATTCCGGAAGCTGACCCGGCCAGTGTGGGACTCCGTCACCTTGCCGGCCGAACTGATCAAGCTCGTGCAGGACACGCAGAAGTAGCATTGCGTGCCCGGTCCGACGGGGGGAGGGGCGAGCCTCCCCCCCCATTCCCCTGCCTGCCCGCCACCTTCCGGAGATCATGCACATGCCTGAAAGAAACACCTTCTCCTGGGCCACC of Nitratidesulfovibrio sp. contains these proteins:
- a CDS encoding sigma 54-interacting transcriptional regulator, which codes for MAKTHDTIVNEAVTSLVFDHLPMGVLYCDSSYVIRFANKAYAELLGKRPQDIIGKNITTVIPSSRAPEVMATGKAEMGDLCSIPGPKADQKLVVNRIPVRDAAGSLVGMISQAIFNDPSELKRLSNKIEQLGHKLSQYKRRMAATLHAQYSLTSLQGDSASMRQLKDRLRSYARMDAPVLILGATGTGKELAAHALHAESTRNAGPLVSINCAAIPKDLFESELFGYVRGAFSGAHHGGKMGQIELADGGTLFLDEIGDMPIQAQAKLLRVLESRTICRVGAVTAEPVDFRLIAATNRNIKDMIQDGSFREDLYYRINTFIIEIPSLRDRAEDILPLAHHFLARMGHDGVTFTPAAVSALQSFEWPGNIRQLHNAILHAATMREGNAIDVCALPPEIRPAQAAPAAACPPQQDRNGLAGILAHSEAAIIEDALREQGGNVTRAAFALGVSRATLYEKMKKYGVRAVRTRDGRT
- a CDS encoding TRAP transporter substrate-binding protein; translated protein: MKRAAMLAVALLMTVVLAAPALAAYDGPKIKFRLAHTTPPGNHITLAYQKFADLVAEKSGGKITVQVFPNAILGSDRVLVEGAQKGTLEIGVSSTPNLANFSKLYSVFDLPYITSPKFQKSLYAAIDPGGALYDYFLKVANGVGLQPVMYAEYGYRHFVSVKRPLNKASDLAGLKMRTTDSPVEVGVAKALNTNPSPIAWGEVYTALQQGTIDAEGNTFPHLFGAKHHEVLKYAITSAHNYCMQVAMANKAWWDALPDAAKQVINEAAREATQYQRDVLYPENEKAAREGFVKAGITIHDATDAEIDEFRKLTRPVWDSVTLPAELIKLVQDTQK